The Seriola aureovittata isolate HTS-2021-v1 ecotype China chromosome 12, ASM2101889v1, whole genome shotgun sequence genome window below encodes:
- the samd7 gene encoding sterile alpha motif domain-containing protein 7, with amino-acid sequence MTPREQLRKMTALGEQGALDEKHWYRLVNGMSAGELRQRQELIMRNQMAMAPQILAQGQQRLQGVPAQFEPHFMERELVPPTEMVASDTRQIHMGPHLGPPMPPHANVLPGRAFPGAAGYGFLPSEPMETVARRQELIHKQNIARMEMNAILHQKELENAHQKGLMGIDNPMSYPSNPMAFRGRQRMPDGHDVFVHRPTLDELHSNSILMSASPYPPISTLHRERGRRAGRRPTTHKSAESHVTNLKGQTEDKSVEQSPGATSGEEKEVEAKGDMGEECAASKTHHQAKIDPEHATGSRKNYKEGEAALRKACVNSQESCSDVANSGTNDKDISSQCSAFQEKFMYPSAGGALTGMPYMFPVPGNGFLPPGPPNLFLNGNEVSEDIRKWTVNDVYNFINSIPTCSDYAQTFKDHMIDGETLPLLSEEHLLDTLGLKLGPALKIRSQVSKRLGSMLYMMNLPISSTNLHATTEKPGDRSSEIGSPVNCNSEEMMASPRDPDVLKSTEHLQETENNSPPSASSETA; translated from the exons AGCTGAGGCAGAGGCAGGAGTTGATAATGAGGAACCAGATGGCCATGGCTCCACAGATCCTTGCCCAGGGGCAGCAGAGGTTACAGGGTGTCCCAGCGCAGTTCGAACCTCACTTCATGGAGAG GGAGTTGGTTCCCCCCACTGAGATGGTAGCTTCTGACACCAGACAGATCCACATGGGGCCTCACCTAGGTCCACCAATGCCCCCACATGCCAATGTCCTGCCTGGGAGGGCTTTCCCCGGAGCAG ctGGCTATGGCTTCTTACCCTCAGAACCCATGGAAACAGTTGCTCGGCGACAGGAGCTCATTCACAAGCAAAATATAGCCAG AATGGAGATGAATGCCATCCTGCATCAGAAGGAGCTGGAAAATGCTCACCAGAAAGGACTGATGGGAATTGACAATCCCATGTCTTACCCTTCCAACCCCATGGCCTTTAGAGGTCGTCAGCGCATGCCAGATGGCCACGATGTCTTCGTCCACCGTCCTACCCTGGACGAACTTCACTCCAACAGCATACTCATGTCAGCCAGCCCTTACCCACCAATCAGCACGCTGCACAGGGAGAGGGGACGCAGGGCTGGCAGAAGACCAACCACACACAAGAGTGCAGAAAGCCATGTGACCAACCTGAAGGGCCAAACTGAAGATAAAAGTGTAGAGCAGAGCCCAGGAGCCACATCaggggaagagaaggaggtggaggcaAAGGGGGACATGGGAGAGGAATGTGCCGCCAGCAAAACGCACCATCAAGCAAAAATAGACCCTGAACACGccacaggaagcaggaagaaTTACAAAGAAGGGGAGGCAGCCCTGCGTAAAGCCTGTGTGAACAGTCAGGAGAGTTGCTCTGATGTGGCCAACAGTGGCACAAATGACAAAGACATATCCAGCCAATGTTCAGCTTTCCAGGAGAAATTCATGTATCCCTCTGCAGGTGGAGCTCTCACAGGGATGCCTTACATGTTCCCCGTCCCTGGAAATGGTTTTCTTCCCCCTG GTCCACCGAATCTCTTTCTCAATGGTAATGAGGTGTCAGAGGACATAAGGAAGTGGACAGTGAATGATGTTTACAACTTTATCAACAGTATACCCACATGTTCAGATTACGCTCAG ACATTCAAGGACCACATGATTGATGGGGAGACGCTGCCCCTCCTCTCAGAGGAGCATCTACTAGACACACTGGGGCTGAAGCTGGGGCCGGCTCTTAAGATCCGCTCACAG GTGTCCAAGCGCCTGGGCAGCATGTTGTACATGATGAACCTGCCAATCTCCTCCACCAACCTGCACGCCACTACTGAGAAGCCCGGGGACCGGTCCTCAGAGATCGGCTCCCCTGTTAACTGCAACAGTGAGGAAATGATGGCAAGTCCAAGAGACCCTGATGTCCTCAAATCCACAGAGCACCTTcaggagacagagaacaattCCCCTCCATCTGCCAGCAGTGAGACAGCCTGA